One genomic window of Ruficoccus amylovorans includes the following:
- a CDS encoding alpha-L-rhamnosidase C-terminal domain-containing protein has protein sequence MQTEMTNVAPEVDVKRKNGHERLPVHCQPSGLMCDLLAFPGLAELATTRPTFGWIVNAGLPGPSQEAYELLVMDASGSRVAWVSGPVSSAQSVGVSYEGRALKPGGSYRWRVRTWAARDGLPSLWSEEQCFRISPSAQTPVAEAVSHYPLQIEAVSPVLVRRIEGQGCFIDFGRQAFGWLELELECVAEASLLVRVGEACRGGAVDRNPPGNVRYKEVNLSVTPGRRIVRVETSPEAQNTGPKAIKLDDALGVVLPFRYVQIEGGAHAVTLVAATQKRVQYVFDDKAADFSSSSRELDRVWELCKYTVQATSYCGYYVDGDRERIPYEADAYINQCAHYALDREYSLARRTHEYLLKRPTWPTEWKQHSILIAWTDYEATGDDRLLRRHYETLKREKLLLIHAREDGLLETGHLSRGVPGGDDAGDIVDWPPVERDDYDFVEVNTVVNALHYRTLLIMARIAGVLGLDEDQAMYAAKAGRVHAAFNAHLFDEIAGAYMDGEGSAHSSLHANIFPLACGLVPAERSGRVVDFIKSRGITCSVYAVYYMLEGLFEAREADYAITLMAGRGLRSWQHMLERGATLTWEAWDESLKPNLDWNHAWATAPATMIARYVLGVRPLEVGYGQVLIDPQLGALNRIVGTVPTVRGPIKVKAWKEAGRVHCEAKVPANVRAEFGREVSAARLSIR, from the coding sequence ATGCAGACTGAGATGACGAATGTTGCGCCTGAAGTTGACGTGAAGCGGAAAAACGGGCACGAGCGGTTGCCTGTCCACTGCCAGCCGTCCGGGCTGATGTGTGATCTGCTGGCGTTTCCGGGGCTGGCTGAGCTGGCTACGACTCGACCGACGTTCGGGTGGATCGTCAACGCAGGGCTGCCGGGGCCCTCTCAGGAAGCGTATGAATTGCTGGTCATGGACGCCTCTGGCAGTCGCGTTGCCTGGGTGTCCGGTCCGGTCTCCTCGGCGCAATCGGTGGGCGTTTCGTACGAGGGGAGAGCGCTCAAGCCCGGCGGGAGCTATCGGTGGCGGGTGCGCACTTGGGCCGCTCGCGATGGCTTGCCGAGCCTTTGGTCAGAGGAACAGTGTTTTCGCATCAGCCCGTCGGCACAGACTCCCGTTGCCGAAGCTGTCAGCCACTATCCGCTTCAGATCGAAGCGGTTTCGCCCGTGCTTGTCAGACGTATTGAGGGGCAAGGTTGCTTTATCGACTTCGGGCGGCAGGCATTTGGCTGGCTGGAACTGGAGCTGGAATGCGTGGCGGAGGCGAGCTTGCTGGTCAGGGTCGGTGAAGCTTGCCGAGGGGGTGCTGTGGACCGAAACCCGCCCGGCAATGTTCGCTATAAGGAAGTCAACCTGTCGGTAACGCCCGGCCGCCGGATCGTCCGTGTGGAGACTTCGCCCGAAGCGCAGAACACCGGCCCCAAGGCGATCAAGCTCGATGACGCGTTGGGTGTTGTCTTGCCATTTCGGTACGTGCAGATCGAGGGGGGCGCCCACGCGGTGACACTCGTCGCCGCTACGCAAAAGCGCGTGCAGTACGTGTTCGACGATAAGGCCGCCGATTTTAGTTCGTCGTCCCGGGAGCTCGACCGGGTGTGGGAGCTTTGCAAATACACGGTGCAGGCGACTTCTTATTGTGGCTACTACGTGGATGGTGACCGTGAGCGCATTCCGTACGAAGCGGACGCCTACATCAACCAGTGCGCCCACTATGCGCTGGACCGGGAATATTCGCTCGCGAGGCGCACACATGAGTATTTGCTCAAGCGCCCGACCTGGCCGACGGAGTGGAAGCAGCACTCTATCCTGATCGCGTGGACCGATTACGAGGCCACGGGCGATGACCGGCTCCTGCGGCGACACTATGAAACGCTCAAGCGTGAAAAGCTGTTGCTGATCCATGCGCGCGAGGATGGCCTGCTCGAAACCGGCCACCTCAGTCGCGGCGTTCCCGGGGGTGATGACGCGGGGGACATTGTGGATTGGCCGCCGGTGGAGCGGGATGACTACGACTTTGTCGAGGTCAACACCGTGGTCAACGCCTTGCACTACCGTACGCTGCTGATCATGGCGCGGATCGCCGGTGTTTTGGGATTGGATGAGGATCAGGCGATGTATGCGGCAAAAGCCGGGCGTGTGCATGCGGCCTTCAATGCGCATTTGTTCGATGAAATCGCTGGCGCCTACATGGACGGGGAGGGAAGCGCGCACAGCTCTCTGCACGCGAATATATTTCCTTTGGCCTGCGGGCTTGTTCCTGCGGAGCGAAGCGGGCGAGTTGTCGATTTCATCAAAAGCCGTGGCATTACCTGCTCCGTCTATGCTGTGTATTACATGCTTGAGGGGTTGTTTGAAGCACGTGAAGCGGACTATGCGATAACACTGATGGCGGGGAGGGGGCTGCGCAGTTGGCAGCATATGCTGGAGCGCGGAGCCACCCTGACCTGGGAGGCGTGGGACGAGAGCTTGAAGCCAAATCTGGATTGGAACCATGCCTGGGCAACGGCGCCGGCCACCATGATTGCCCGGTATGTGCTCGGGGTACGTCCGCTCGAAGTCGGTTACGGTCAAGTGCTGATCGACCCCCAGTTGGGCGCTCTGAACCGGATCGTGGGAACGGTGCCGACGGTGCGTGGTCCGATTAAGGTAAAGGCGTGGAAAGAGGCCGGACGTGTTCATTGTGAGGCCAAGGTTCCGGCCAATGTGCGGGCGGAGTTTGGTCGCGAGGTTTCTGCCGCTCGTTTATCCATCCGGTAA
- a CDS encoding sodium:solute symporter family transporter, with translation MPLSGNSLNGVVRWFLLGLCVASLCCASAEAGDQQSLQVTGTDLRLPGPAGAGAFFCGDGGTLWFGGELADERARQSEIYVWRVDGVWERLDAQAPAYAASAASGDSLFILGGLENGQTSRECRRLTWQTGRVEITALPSLPEARAYASAVVHDGYLYLVGGSATLEGLAPSDAVFRLNLAQRAAGWERLPPMPMGGRLLPEVGSRFGELIVFGGIGEGAEGLRICGEGAGWREFPVDSTDHRGWRELSPMLVPLAGSGVAGLGQSHLVVLGGFNSAEAFSSLDELLTRAAGKQEAFIYHSVTDTWITATGVAQPLRRVGVADRNGDYLAADLDTAEIYSVSGLRVVKSLSGWDYGVLVAYLMGVVWVGLSFSRKQNSSEEFALGSRNVSGVAAGISMFATASSSISFMAIPAQAFVGNLVWFFLVLLLIPGYFLQAYLFFPLLRKLRLTSTYEFLELRFHPALRYVASAQCILFQLLGRMSVVLLLPSLAISAVTGLNVYLCVALLGLVTTLYSTLGGFEAVIWTDVIQGCLMVGGAAVMVVLGICSLPGGFSEFVTVSAQYDKFDLFYLKWDYTLPILWIGILSWLFQQASFLGDQPVVQRVFSVRLADVRKLAKTYAFFGILISLLVHGVGLVAFAYFRSRPQELDPLMDNDQIVPLFIIQRLPVGLAGLIIAALFAASMSTLSSSMNSVATIVVEDWFRKFRPGISDRARLISLKVLSVFVGLFGTGAALYMAGMEITSMFKIWNEIIALLGGGIGGIYILGLFTRRGNWVGAIIGVCLSIVCTLWVRTYTDLHWSFFILVALLTCFVSGYVFSLLIQTRKVNLKGLTVFDTAGT, from the coding sequence ATGCCACTTTCAGGGAACTCTCTCAATGGCGTCGTTCGCTGGTTCTTGCTAGGGCTGTGCGTGGCCTCGTTGTGCTGCGCCTCCGCAGAGGCCGGAGACCAGCAGAGCCTGCAGGTCACGGGCACCGATCTCAGGCTGCCCGGCCCGGCGGGAGCCGGAGCGTTCTTTTGCGGCGACGGGGGCACGCTGTGGTTTGGCGGTGAGCTTGCGGACGAGCGGGCGCGACAGTCGGAGATATATGTGTGGCGTGTTGACGGAGTATGGGAACGGCTCGATGCACAGGCACCTGCGTATGCCGCGAGCGCGGCTTCGGGTGATTCGCTTTTCATTCTGGGCGGCTTGGAGAATGGGCAAACTAGCCGTGAATGCCGCCGTCTGACCTGGCAGACCGGGCGCGTGGAGATCACGGCGTTGCCCTCATTACCGGAGGCGCGGGCCTATGCGAGCGCGGTCGTCCACGACGGCTATCTGTACCTGGTGGGCGGCAGTGCCACGCTCGAGGGACTAGCGCCTTCGGACGCGGTGTTTCGGCTAAACCTTGCGCAACGTGCGGCGGGCTGGGAACGCCTTCCGCCTATGCCGATGGGCGGGCGTTTACTTCCTGAGGTCGGCAGTCGATTTGGCGAGTTGATTGTTTTCGGTGGTATCGGCGAGGGGGCGGAGGGCTTGCGCATTTGCGGTGAAGGAGCCGGGTGGCGCGAGTTTCCGGTCGATTCGACGGACCATCGTGGCTGGCGTGAACTGTCCCCCATGTTAGTTCCTCTGGCTGGGAGCGGGGTCGCGGGGCTTGGGCAAAGTCACCTGGTTGTGCTCGGCGGTTTCAACTCCGCTGAAGCTTTCTCCTCGCTGGATGAATTACTGACGAGGGCCGCAGGCAAACAAGAGGCATTTATTTATCATTCGGTGACAGACACCTGGATTACGGCTACCGGTGTGGCGCAGCCCTTGCGGCGTGTCGGTGTGGCGGACCGGAACGGTGATTACCTGGCGGCGGACTTGGATACGGCAGAGATATATTCCGTCTCGGGACTGCGGGTGGTTAAAAGCCTGTCCGGGTGGGATTACGGTGTTTTGGTCGCTTACCTGATGGGGGTCGTATGGGTGGGCCTGAGCTTTTCCCGCAAGCAAAACAGCAGCGAGGAATTTGCCCTCGGCAGTCGCAACGTCTCCGGCGTGGCGGCGGGTATCAGCATGTTTGCCACGGCCTCCAGTAGCATCAGTTTTATGGCGATTCCGGCGCAGGCCTTTGTGGGAAACCTGGTCTGGTTTTTCCTGGTTTTGCTGCTGATCCCCGGCTATTTTCTGCAGGCCTATTTGTTTTTTCCCCTGCTGAGGAAGTTGAGGCTGACCTCGACCTACGAATTCTTGGAGCTGCGGTTCCATCCGGCACTGCGCTACGTGGCCAGTGCGCAGTGCATCCTGTTTCAGCTTCTGGGGCGAATGAGTGTGGTGCTGCTGCTGCCTTCGCTGGCTATCTCTGCCGTCACGGGATTGAACGTCTATCTGTGCGTCGCCCTGCTGGGGTTGGTCACCACACTTTACTCGACACTGGGCGGTTTCGAGGCAGTTATCTGGACCGATGTTATTCAGGGCTGCCTGATGGTGGGCGGAGCGGCTGTTATGGTGGTGTTGGGGATTTGCAGTCTGCCGGGAGGGTTTTCTGAATTCGTCACTGTATCCGCGCAGTATGACAAATTTGACCTGTTCTATTTGAAGTGGGACTACACGCTGCCGATTCTCTGGATAGGGATTCTGAGCTGGCTCTTTCAGCAGGCTTCGTTTCTGGGAGACCAGCCGGTGGTGCAGCGTGTGTTTTCGGTCCGTCTGGCGGATGTGCGCAAGTTGGCCAAAACCTATGCCTTTTTCGGGATTCTCATTTCGCTGCTGGTGCATGGAGTCGGGCTCGTTGCCTTCGCCTATTTCCGGAGCAGGCCGCAGGAGCTGGACCCGCTGATGGATAACGACCAGATCGTCCCGCTGTTCATCATCCAGCGGCTTCCGGTAGGGCTGGCGGGGCTGATTATTGCGGCGCTTTTCGCCGCCTCCATGTCCACGCTGTCCAGCAGTATGAACTCGGTGGCGACCATCGTGGTCGAGGACTGGTTTCGCAAATTCCGGCCCGGTATCAGCGACCGCGCCCGCTTGATAAGCCTGAAAGTGCTGTCGGTTTTTGTCGGGCTGTTTGGCACAGGGGCGGCGCTCTATATGGCCGGGATGGAGATCACTTCCATGTTCAAGATCTGGAACGAGATCATCGCGCTGCTGGGCGGGGGCATTGGAGGGATATACATCCTGGGGCTTTTTACCCGACGTGGCAACTGGGTCGGGGCAATCATCGGCGTGTGTCTGTCGATCGTGTGTACGCTCTGGGTCAGGACCTATACGGATCTGCATTGGTCCTTTTTCATTCTGGTGGCGCTGCTGACGTGTTTTGTTTCCGGCTATGTATTCAGTTTATTGATACAAACCAGAAAGGTGAATCTGAAGGGCTTGACCGTGTTTGATACGGCTGGAACTTGA
- a CDS encoding AraC family transcriptional regulator — translation MILRYLSCDIRDFSTFPDLPSCRYNWEFFISFRGECRPVFENEFSTSFHERSLWLLRPQEIYHWIPKGTRSHRAVFQFADVPDILKQLVGNKLFIRKSITDEEAALIESLALELRHYYDEQTDRLYLASLKAVAQLSLILTADMKFDRQIRLDTIEANRVLKAENFYREHLRANPSVNEVAAHVGISSSQLRRHFRGVRNESPHEAFTRLRLIEAKRLLTNTDLTLDQIALLSGFASLVDFHRIFKTSNKLTPTAWRRTSGYHLNFQGTEGIKTKKSKTKKARRIIKDGFLTNPE, via the coding sequence ATGATTCTCAGATACCTTTCCTGCGATATTCGTGATTTCAGCACGTTTCCCGACTTACCTTCCTGTCGCTATAACTGGGAGTTCTTTATCTCTTTTCGGGGAGAATGCCGCCCCGTTTTTGAGAACGAGTTTTCGACGAGTTTTCACGAGCGTTCCCTCTGGCTGCTTCGACCGCAGGAGATTTACCACTGGATTCCAAAAGGCACCCGCAGCCACCGGGCCGTGTTCCAGTTCGCGGATGTGCCCGACATTCTGAAGCAACTCGTCGGGAACAAGCTGTTTATCCGCAAAAGCATTACCGACGAGGAGGCCGCCCTCATCGAATCGCTGGCTCTCGAACTTCGCCACTACTACGATGAGCAAACGGACCGCCTCTATCTGGCTTCGCTCAAGGCGGTCGCCCAACTGTCGCTGATTCTGACCGCGGACATGAAGTTCGACCGCCAGATCCGGCTCGACACCATTGAGGCTAACCGCGTGCTGAAGGCGGAGAACTTTTACCGCGAACACCTGCGCGCCAATCCCAGCGTGAATGAAGTGGCGGCCCACGTCGGCATCTCCAGCAGCCAACTGCGGCGGCATTTTCGCGGTGTCCGCAATGAGTCACCGCACGAGGCTTTTACGCGCCTTCGTTTAATCGAGGCTAAACGTCTGCTGACCAATACGGATCTCACTCTGGACCAGATCGCCCTGCTGAGCGGGTTTGCCAGTCTGGTGGACTTTCACCGGATTTTTAAGACCAGCAATAAACTCACGCCCACGGCCTGGCGTCGAACCAGCGGCTATCACCTGAACTTCCAAGGCACAGAAGGAATAAAGACCAAAAAGTCGAAAACAAAAAAAGCTAGGCGCATCATCAAGGACGGTTTTCTCACCAATCCGGAATAA
- a CDS encoding Gfo/Idh/MocA family protein translates to MNDQPIRLAQIGVGGFGHYHTQALLQMEERGWVRLAAAVDPALDLEKNLVLREEWQRRSTRCFGELRECLRQMTGQLDAVLIVTPIPYHFEMALACVDADLFVYLEKPPVATVRQLELLLKHPKSDRIAVGFNRSCWPCFREMKAAIGQGRLGKLRSLRASALWPRPRAYYERAAWAGRLAVDGLPVFDGPASNALAHLVMGLFQLLAAQCGPACSVVDLEAEFYRAHEIESYDTLSLTARMEDGVEMIIALSHACLTELPATIEIRGDEATGIIDVDSGFSTVNGVVLTDVLGGSYYAQLVDCYENFCRGVQAQSGTDFNTNLEDTRGYLTLLETAYAVAKGIRTVGKHHLEYDEKNMPGCVGIRDIPVVLRELMNGARLFSRCPSASWARSGQANEACDGLRESLAFHSPGRT, encoded by the coding sequence ATGAATGATCAACCCATACGCCTGGCCCAAATCGGGGTCGGAGGTTTCGGACATTACCACACTCAGGCACTTCTCCAGATGGAGGAGCGGGGGTGGGTGCGACTGGCTGCGGCTGTCGATCCCGCCCTTGACCTTGAGAAGAACCTTGTCCTGCGCGAGGAATGGCAGAGGCGCTCCACCCGCTGCTTCGGTGAACTGCGAGAGTGTCTCAGGCAGATGACCGGGCAACTGGATGCGGTTTTGATCGTTACGCCAATTCCTTACCATTTCGAGATGGCGCTCGCCTGTGTGGATGCGGACTTGTTTGTTTATCTGGAGAAGCCTCCGGTCGCTACCGTGAGGCAGTTGGAACTCCTGCTGAAACACCCGAAGTCGGACCGCATCGCGGTCGGATTCAACCGATCCTGCTGGCCCTGTTTCCGGGAGATGAAAGCGGCCATCGGCCAAGGCCGTCTGGGGAAACTGCGCAGCCTGCGGGCCAGTGCCTTGTGGCCGAGGCCCCGCGCGTATTATGAACGTGCTGCCTGGGCTGGACGTTTGGCCGTCGATGGGCTTCCCGTCTTTGACGGGCCAGCCAGCAATGCCCTTGCGCATCTGGTCATGGGGTTGTTTCAACTGCTGGCTGCGCAGTGCGGCCCGGCTTGTTCGGTTGTTGATCTGGAGGCCGAGTTTTACCGTGCGCACGAGATCGAGAGTTACGATACGCTTTCGCTGACCGCACGTATGGAGGATGGGGTGGAGATGATTATCGCACTGTCACATGCCTGTTTGACGGAACTTCCGGCCACGATCGAAATCCGCGGAGACGAGGCGACGGGGATTATCGACGTGGACTCGGGGTTCTCCACTGTTAACGGTGTGGTGCTGACAGATGTCCTTGGGGGCTCTTATTATGCGCAACTGGTGGATTGCTATGAGAATTTCTGCCGGGGAGTGCAGGCACAATCCGGGACAGACTTCAATACGAACTTGGAAGACACGAGGGGGTATCTCACTTTGCTCGAAACGGCCTATGCGGTCGCGAAAGGCATTCGCACAGTGGGGAAGCACCACCTCGAGTATGATGAAAAGAATATGCCCGGTTGTGTCGGCATTCGCGATATCCCGGTAGTGTTGCGCGAGTTGATGAACGGGGCTCGGCTGTTTTCACGCTGTCCCTCTGCTTCATGGGCAAGAAGCGGACAGGCGAACGAAGCCTGTGACGGCTTGCGTGAGAGCTTGGCGTTTCACTCTCCGGGGAGAACCTGA
- a CDS encoding type II secretion system protein, which translates to MLITPFNKSASTSLSQRAGFTLIELLCVIAVIAILASLLMVGTNAVRRMADNTETTSRLRQCGIGMFNYAADHHGNVPSNGLIGADGTDRSGPGRRWPDKVAPYMGLNPPYLIANKDWKTYQPYRCVSQDDFIEQQNLTGPNAVFGLNEYFSLEYEGVPGEKGWRKFSDAIDPATTPLLVTLSAYDENGSLIGSGHVANPRGGPSPLARKYGWSQRTNGTGPAPTLNGAYGILYIDGHVGVVSNSWPFSAINAGMDFHPKKDVSITPAE; encoded by the coding sequence ATGCTGATTACCCCTTTCAACAAATCCGCCTCCACCTCTTTGTCTCAACGCGCAGGCTTTACATTGATAGAGCTACTATGCGTGATCGCGGTCATCGCCATCCTCGCGAGTCTCCTCATGGTAGGGACAAACGCGGTGCGGCGCATGGCCGACAACACCGAGACAACCTCACGCCTTCGCCAATGCGGGATAGGCATGTTCAACTACGCCGCCGATCACCACGGCAACGTACCCAGCAATGGTCTGATCGGTGCCGACGGCACAGACCGTTCCGGCCCAGGCAGACGCTGGCCGGACAAAGTGGCTCCCTACATGGGACTGAACCCTCCGTACCTCATTGCAAACAAAGATTGGAAAACGTACCAGCCCTACCGTTGTGTGAGCCAGGACGACTTCATTGAGCAGCAGAACCTGACCGGCCCCAATGCGGTCTTTGGGCTCAACGAGTACTTTTCTCTCGAATATGAAGGCGTGCCCGGCGAAAAAGGCTGGCGCAAGTTCAGTGATGCCATCGATCCCGCCACGACCCCCTTGCTCGTCACCCTCTCCGCCTACGATGAAAACGGAAGCCTGATCGGATCCGGCCATGTCGCAAATCCCCGCGGCGGCCCCTCGCCCCTCGCCCGTAAATATGGCTGGAGCCAGCGCACGAACGGCACCGGCCCCGCACCGACCCTCAACGGAGCCTACGGCATACTCTATATAGATGGCCATGTCGGGGTTGTGAGCAATAGCTGGCCTTTTTCTGCCATCAATGCCGGCATGGATTTCCATCCGAAAAAAGACGTGTCCATCACGCCTGCCGAGTAG
- a CDS encoding sialate O-acetylesterase, with translation MIHKPTTITRPVSLALCLWLALLLLPLHTSLAKLEVPSFFGDHMVLQREAPIKLWGKGDNGTTITVRLENQNAQTTVKNGHWQLELPPMKAGGPYPMKISDGTTTLTFSDVQVGEVILLAGQSNARWQISRTADAPARIAMARAGSGTIRQFCHDYRAASQPQFDVLNGKWIANDPQQVGLFSLLGYYYAQALQRNNPNVPIGIIEVAVGGTRVKSWFTPRMLAEHPSAHEVLVRYQEAIPAERQKYDNLLKQYNASAEAAKAAGKPTPAKPSAIKYGPLDENHPQRPGGYYNGRVAPFRGLSARAVIWYQGESDAAVNLPPSDREHYAEQLEAMISAWRQDWDNDSLPFMVVQLPSFQSTSFNYVPIRAAQAEAVEALKNAGLVVTLDTGNPDDIHPYGKQVVAERLADMTQGIITGSRWEQQSPNLIKADRQGRVVLLEFSCPGDSVLRNASASVELLLEMIRGKQQQALPLSGFELVDAEGHAHPVSAQLLGSNKVRLWSEEVSEPVRVNYLQADNVLSTISLYNSEGYPVGPFSVDLTR, from the coding sequence ATGATCCATAAACCGACCACTATCACCCGCCCTGTTTCACTCGCGCTGTGCCTTTGGCTCGCCCTCTTGCTCCTGCCCTTGCACACGTCCCTCGCCAAGCTCGAGGTGCCCTCCTTCTTCGGGGACCACATGGTACTGCAACGGGAGGCTCCGATCAAACTCTGGGGAAAGGGCGATAACGGCACAACCATCACCGTGCGGCTGGAGAACCAAAACGCGCAGACGACCGTGAAAAACGGACACTGGCAGTTGGAGCTTCCGCCCATGAAAGCTGGCGGGCCTTATCCAATGAAGATTTCCGACGGCACTACGACACTGACGTTTTCGGACGTCCAGGTCGGTGAGGTTATTTTACTGGCCGGCCAGTCCAATGCCCGCTGGCAGATCAGTCGGACGGCGGATGCCCCCGCCCGTATCGCAATGGCACGCGCAGGCAGCGGCACGATTCGTCAATTCTGCCACGACTATCGGGCTGCCAGTCAACCGCAATTCGATGTACTCAACGGCAAATGGATCGCCAACGACCCTCAACAGGTCGGTCTATTCTCTCTGCTGGGTTATTACTACGCACAAGCCCTGCAACGCAACAATCCCAACGTCCCCATCGGCATAATCGAAGTTGCTGTCGGCGGAACTCGCGTAAAAAGCTGGTTCACTCCACGCATGCTGGCGGAGCACCCCTCCGCCCACGAAGTCCTGGTACGCTACCAAGAAGCGATTCCCGCCGAACGGCAAAAATACGACAATCTCCTCAAGCAATACAATGCCAGCGCCGAAGCCGCGAAAGCTGCCGGTAAACCCACCCCGGCCAAACCTTCCGCCATCAAATACGGCCCCCTCGACGAGAACCACCCGCAGCGCCCCGGCGGTTACTACAACGGACGCGTAGCTCCTTTTCGCGGACTGTCGGCCCGCGCCGTGATCTGGTATCAGGGTGAAAGCGACGCCGCCGTCAACCTTCCGCCCAGCGACCGCGAGCACTATGCCGAACAACTTGAAGCCATGATCAGCGCGTGGCGGCAGGACTGGGACAACGACTCTCTGCCCTTCATGGTCGTACAGTTACCATCGTTCCAGAGCACAAGCTTTAACTACGTGCCCATCCGGGCCGCGCAGGCCGAAGCCGTTGAAGCCCTGAAGAACGCGGGATTGGTCGTAACGCTCGACACCGGTAATCCCGACGACATCCACCCCTACGGCAAGCAAGTCGTCGCCGAGCGTTTGGCAGACATGACCCAGGGCATCATCACCGGTAGCCGCTGGGAACAGCAGAGCCCGAACCTGATCAAGGCCGACCGGCAGGGCCGCGTCGTGCTGTTGGAATTCTCGTGTCCCGGAGACAGCGTGCTGCGCAATGCCTCTGCCAGCGTCGAGCTTCTGCTCGAAATGATCCGCGGCAAACAGCAGCAGGCGCTTCCGCTCAGCGGATTCGAACTCGTGGATGCGGAGGGACACGCCCACCCGGTCTCCGCCCAGTTGCTCGGCTCGAACAAAGTAAGACTCTGGAGTGAAGAAGTCAGCGAGCCAGTACGCGTGAACTACCTGCAAGCAGACAATGTATTATCAACGATCAGCCTTTACAATTCCGAAGGCTATCCGGTCGGCCCGTTCTCCGTCGATCTGACGCGGTAG
- a CDS encoding sulfatase-like hydrolase/transferase produces MNIKTLVLLLSLLSGALYGRPLNVLLITGDDHGVEMDAYGDDQAHTPNLNRLGEMGVLFERGYVTQSSCSPSRSSILTGLYPHQNGQLGLAHVGYAINPELPNLAVEMKNAGYMTGIIGKLHVEPASAFPFDLDNSKFVLGSRDVAEVSRRADAFMGEAEKAGRPFFLYVNFFDPHRPYDAGAFQTKGIPSHPHTAEEVELLPFVALDFPGMRHDVAGYYSALERVDWGVGLLIEDLKRRNLLDDTLIIYVGDHGAPFARAKTTCYEAGVRIPFLVYVPGALANGSRDARFVSTVDIMPTILEAAGLEVPPGLAGRSLLPLLENDADPKWRTMIATEYTAHRVDHYYPRRAIRDGRYKLILNLESGRKNPAVPGQYKAPPEGDPWRAVMEVFLYPPRYELYDVEADPYELHNLSDDPAYADTLLKLQEELTAWRLETDDPTLDPEYLKRLGAQHAKLAGGKWVPLEEPETSSL; encoded by the coding sequence GTGAACATAAAAACGCTCGTCTTACTCCTGTCATTGCTGAGTGGTGCGCTGTACGGACGCCCGCTGAACGTCCTGTTGATCACGGGGGACGATCACGGAGTCGAGATGGATGCCTACGGGGACGATCAGGCGCATACACCGAATCTCAACCGCCTCGGTGAGATGGGCGTGCTGTTCGAGCGCGGCTACGTGACGCAGTCCTCGTGTTCGCCTTCGCGCAGCAGTATTTTAACCGGACTGTACCCGCACCAAAACGGGCAGTTGGGGCTGGCCCATGTCGGTTACGCGATCAACCCCGAGCTTCCCAACCTGGCCGTCGAGATGAAAAACGCGGGCTACATGACGGGCATCATCGGCAAGCTTCATGTCGAGCCCGCCAGTGCGTTCCCCTTCGATCTGGACAATTCCAAGTTCGTGCTGGGCTCACGGGATGTGGCCGAGGTCTCGCGTCGGGCTGACGCCTTTATGGGCGAGGCGGAAAAGGCCGGCCGTCCGTTCTTCCTCTACGTGAATTTCTTTGATCCGCATCGTCCCTACGATGCGGGAGCTTTTCAGACCAAGGGGATCCCGAGCCACCCGCATACGGCGGAGGAGGTCGAGCTGCTGCCTTTTGTCGCCCTGGATTTCCCCGGGATGCGCCATGATGTGGCTGGCTACTACAGTGCGCTTGAACGGGTGGACTGGGGCGTTGGTTTGTTGATTGAAGACTTGAAGCGCCGCAACTTATTGGATGATACGCTTATCATTTATGTCGGCGATCATGGCGCGCCTTTTGCGCGCGCCAAGACGACCTGCTACGAGGCCGGTGTGAGGATTCCATTCCTTGTTTACGTGCCCGGTGCGTTGGCTAACGGTTCCCGCGATGCTCGTTTCGTCAGCACCGTTGACATCATGCCGACTATTCTGGAGGCGGCGGGGCTGGAGGTTCCACCGGGTCTGGCCGGGCGCAGCCTGTTGCCGCTGCTCGAGAACGACGCGGACCCCAAATGGCGAACAATGATTGCGACCGAGTACACGGCCCACCGCGTCGATCATTACTACCCGCGCCGGGCGATTCGAGACGGGCGTTACAAGCTGATTCTCAACCTTGAGTCCGGGCGGAAAAATCCGGCTGTTCCCGGACAGTACAAGGCTCCGCCGGAGGGCGATCCGTGGCGGGCGGTGATGGAAGTCTTCCTCTATCCTCCCCGTTACGAACTCTACGACGTGGAGGCGGACCCATATGAGCTTCACAATCTCAGCGACGATCCTGCCTATGCCGATACGCTGCTTAAATTACAGGAGGAACTGACGGCCTGGCGCCTGGAAACGGACGATCCCACGCTTGACCCGGAATACCTCAAACGCCTGGGTGCTCAGCATGCAAAATTGGCGGGTGGCAAGTGGGTGCCGCTGGAGGAGCCTGAGACATCGAGCCTTTGA